DNA sequence from the Leptospira limi genome:
AATTTGGAGGGCATCCAATATCCTTGCTGGCCTAACATATGCTAGGTCATGGCTTCTTCAGAGTCAAAAATAAAGTATTGTTCCAGTTGATGGTTTTGAAACTGATCGCAAACACAAGTTTGGTGAAGATATAATAAGCGAGTTTTACATACACTGCCAGTTTACTCTTACTCCCTGATACAGAAAGGATTGGCATAAGAACCTTGTATTCTGGTTTTGTGAATCCACATTGTTTGCCAAGTTCTGCTAAGGTGGACATTTTATAATTGTTCACATGGTCTTTCGCTTCTAAGTAATGTACACCTTCCTTCATTCCTTTTAACTTTACCTTAAGATTGGCTTTTGCCAATTGGATTGGGAAGTTTGGTGTTTGTAAAAATAAAACGCCACCAGGTTTGAGGAGTCCATGTAAGTAAGTGAGAAGTGAGTGTGGTTTTGGAATGTGTTCAATCACATCCCAAAGTGTGATGATATCAAAACTTTCTTTTGTGAGTTTGGAATCTTGTACAAGGCCTGCATAGACAGTTTTCATACCATTTTGTTCGTTGGCAAACTTGACTGCTTGTTTGGAAATCTCATACCCAACGGCCGTCCAACCTGGTTTTTGTGTGAGAACAGCTTTCACAAAAAATCCCAACCCACAACCTACATCCAAAAGATTTCCTTTGGATTCTCCTAGATAGGTTTTGATGAAGTCAGCATAGACAGCTCTATGGGCGTTGTCCCACCATTCCAAATCATATGTTTGTTCTGCGCCGTCCCAATACCCTTCGTAGTGTTCTTCTTGTTCATAAGAAGAATAGACATGGCCACAATTTTGGCATTCCAAAATGGGAGTTCCATTTTCATTGAAAACAGTTTTGGACTCGGTTGATTGGCAAAGGATACAAGATTTCATGTTCGATTCTGTCAGTCTAATCCTTGGGAACAAGGGTCAAACTAAAAATCCTTGATAGAACTTGCCAAGGACACTGACCAAAAAATCATTGGGTGATAAGAGAGGAACAGATGAAAATCAACTTCACCAAAATGGAAGGGATCGGAAACGACTACGTATACATTGATGCTACGAAAAACGACATCCGACTCACACCAGAACAAATCCAAAAACTATCCGACCGTAATTTTGGGATCGGTGGCGATGGAGTGATTTTCATCCGTAATTCAAATTCCGGCGAATTTCAAATGGATATGTACAATTCTGATGGAAGTTCCTCTGAAATGTGCGGTAACGGAGTCCGTTGTGTTGGTAAATTTGTGTATGACCATGGTCTTACCAAAAACCAAAAACCAACCATCGAAACGGGAAAAGGTGTTCTTACCTTAGATTTAAAAACAGGTACGAATGGAAAAGTCGAAATGGTGACTGTGGATATGGGAGAACCTATTCTCAAACCTTCACTTGTGCCAATAGTATGGCCAGGGGAAGAACCTGTGATCAACCAAGAAATCGAAGTCCAAGGAAAAAAATATCGTTTTACTGCTGTTAGTATGGGAAACCCACATTGTGTGATTTATGTGGATGATGCTGATGCCTTTCCCGTAAGAGAAATTGGACCTATCATTGAAAACCATCCACTGTTCCCAAGACGAGTGAATGTGGAATTTGTATCCGTTAGAGGAAAAGACCATCTTTACCAAAGGACTTGGGAACGAGGAACAGGTGAAACCTTGGCTTGCGGTACAGGGGCTTGTGCAGTGACGGTATCTTCCATTCTCAATGGGAAAACCGGACGATCTGTCCGCATTGACCTAAGAGGGGGAACCCTCCATGTAGAATGGAAAGAGAATGGATCAGTGATGATGACAGGTCCAGCCAAAGAAGTGTTCTCGGGAGAAGTGGAAATCTAAGGAATTACCAAACAATTGAACCCAACTTGGGTTCGATTATTTCTTTAAATAATCTACTTTCTGTAATTCACCCATGCGCCGTTTTGTTTCTTCTGAAACGGCCACCATACCTTTGTCAAGCGGAAGGTGAGCAAAGTTCTCATACTTGATGACTTCACCAAAGACCACATTGATTTTTTTATACACTACTCTACGTTTGATATCACAAACTTCTTTTGGCATTCCCATAAAGGCACGAACGAGTGGTGGGATCGGGTAATCAGTGATGGTTTCTTCTTCTGGAATGATGACAGAAGGAAGGATGTCCACTTTGTTACGCAAACTAAACGCAGCAAACCCAGAGTGGAATTTAGCTAGGGGAGCAGAAAAATCATTCTGCACCATATAATCATGTCCTTCTGGAAAAATCCCAAGCACATCTCCATTTTTAAAAACCTGTTGTACCTTTTTGATACTGGCCATGGAAATGTTTCCATCGATGGCCATAGGAATGGTTCCTGTTTTTTCCACGAAGTCTTTGAAAAGAGGAATCCTTGTGGTATATTCGGCGGCGATCCAAGAGATAAACCTCGGAAACACAGATCCAATCACAAAGGGATCCATATCACTTCTATGGTTACATGTGAGGATAAGTTTGCCTGTTGGGACAATGTTATGGTAACCGTAAACCGTTGTGTTCACAGCCAAATTAAAAAACGGAGTGACAAACTTTTTGATGTTCTCGACGTTTTTTTTGACTTGGTCTACGGTATTTTCCATTTCAATCTCCTAAAATTTTTTGCCACCAAGATTTGGTGTCATTCCCACTACTTGGTTTTCTTGGCTCTGCGTTTGGATTTTCTCCACTCAATTCTCTTGGGTCATTTGTAGGAGCATTTGGCATACGTCTTTTCCCAACATGGGGGCTTGGCACGGTACGTTTGATTTCCTCCAATTCTTTTTGAGCAGAAGCATTGGACTTAATAAAGGCGCGGATTTCGTCCCATTGGGGATCAAAATCATTTCCATACATGGCATAATTCATTAGATCAATACGATCAAAATCGGGCATGTTCAAGATTGAAAGTGATGCCCTAACAAATTCAATCCAATTTTTATTTGGGCACTCTAGAATGAGGGAGGCCAATTCCGAAAATAATAAGGTGAGAGATAGAATCGAGTCGAAGAGACATAAGATCAAAAAAACAAACCAGAACACATCCCCATTGCCCAAAAACGTAATTCCATTTCCGGTCCAACCGAATAAGGAGAAAATTTTCCATTTATGTGAAGATTTGTTTTGCGATCCGAGTGAGGGGAAAGAAGCTTAGAGATGATGCCAAAACGAGTCTTGTTATTATTCGCTTTTTTCCTTTTGTTCCAAAACTCTATGTGTTTGAAACTTTGGGTTGTTTCTGCAAATATGCGTACAACTGAAGATGCAAGGGACAACAAATCCTACCAAAAAACGAGAAGTTTTCTGAAAGCAAAACAGTGGTTGGAATACAAATTAGACCCAGAACTTTCCAAAATTGAATTTGAAAACCAAGAGATGGGGGAACTTCGAGGGATTGGTCTGATTAAGTGTTACGTTCCTTATGGGATTGGGGAAGTAGATGCCAATGAACATGAATTTGAATACATAGTGAAGGTAAAAGATGGGCACGCAGAGATGCAGATCAATAAAATCTTTTCCTTCATCCGAGATCCAAATGATATCATACTCAATTATGGTCCGAAAAATGAGAAGGTGGCAAAGGTAACGATTCGGTCCTGTTTCCGACCACTGCTTGATGACTTCTTTGAGTTTATTAAATAAAGAATCGGAATTAATAACCGAGAGGATTGCCCACCGTGGAACCCGAAGAACCATAGGTATTGGTTCCCGTTGGTGAGTCAGTAAGACCATAGTAGTTTAAGTTTTGCGAGTTTCCATTGGGAAAGGAAGAATTGTTTGTTGGAGAGGAAGAGTTTGATGCCGAATTTGCATTTGAGCTTCCATCATCTTTTAGCAAATCAAGAACATCTTGTGTGTTTACCAATTTGATCTCGTTACAAGAAGAGAACAGGAAACCAAACAAAAGTATCCCAACTGCAAATTTCATAATCACCATTCTGACTTCATTTCTAAAACGATTCAACTCTAAATTCCAATTTTATCCTCACTTATAAGATAGGATAAGAATAAATTTTTTCTTTTGATTCTCTTCCTTTGAGTTCATATTCGCCTTCAAGTTGCAACTGAGAGCGGATGGATGGTGAAATGAGGTTTGCTGTATTTTCTGTGATGAGAAGGTTTTTTTGTAAACCTTTACAAAGTCCTTCGACTCGAGATGCGGTATTCACGGTATCTCCAATAACTGTAAATTCCATTCGATTGGTGGAACCAATGTTACCCGCAAGCAAACTTCCGGTATGAATGCCTATTCCCATTTTGAGTTCGGTTAATCCTTCTTTCATAAATTGTTGGTTGAGTAATCCTAAATTCCTTTGCATCTCCAAGGCAGTTTGAAAGGCACGATCTGCATGATCTAACATGGGCATAGGTGTTCCAAATACGGCAAGGATCGCATCCCCTATGAATTTATTGATAAATCCTCCGTGAACTTCGATCGCATTGCTCATTTCTTGGAAATATCGATTTAAGATATATAATACTTCTTCGGGAGTCCGTTTTTCGGATAGTTTCGTAAAGTCTCTTAAGTCTGAGAATAAAATTGTAGCATCAACAACTTTACCACCAAGGCTATGTTCGTTGGAAAGTAGATAATCTCTAACACGCGGGTCAACAATTCTACCAAAAGTATCTTTGATCCTTTCTCTTTCCGCTAGTCCCTCTGCCATTTCGTTGACGGCGTCTCCTAAAAGTCCAAGTTCATCAGAACTAAAAATAGTTACCCTTGTATCAAATTTTTGTTCTTTGATGAGTTCTGTTGCTTCTTCTATTTGGTTGAGAGGGTGTTGTAAGCTGATGGCAAATGTGACAGAGAATACAAAGGAAAAAAATAACATGATCGCAATCACTCCAAACAAAACATCTGTATGCACTAAATCATGTAGTTGGAATATATTGTGGTTTGTGCGTTCTAATAATCCAAATACCAATAAGATGATTGGGAATAATGTAGAAGCGGCCCAAAAGATAATTTGTTTTGTGACGATGGAAAATTGTTTTCCTTTTGCATATTTCCCGAGTCCACCCTCTGGAAATACACAAGGAATGATTAATTTGCGATTTAAATAGTTGGTTGTTGCATAAGAAAAAGCAAATGCAAAGAGTCCCCAAAATGCAAACAAGATAGTAACAGTAACGATACTTTGAGGAGGAGCGGAAGGAAACAGTGTATCAATTCGATAAACAGATAAAAAATTGGATAATTCCCAACCAATAAAACCAAACAAACTGATGATGAGGGGTGAGTGGACAATGCGATGGCGCGCTCTTTCTTCCGATAAATAATTACATTTATTTTTATTGAATAGGTAGTTCGAAACGGGAAGGCTATAAAAGAACAAAATGACTGTGATGATGGGAAATGGTCCCCAGGTTAACGCGAGCAAGGTGAAGTCCTGCGTTGTTTCGGTCGCTTCAAATAAGACTAAAAACCTTTCTGGTAAAAAAACATTACTAGTGTAATTTGCAAACAATAATGTAAATAAACAGGCCGAAAAAGGGACTATAAAATAAATCAATAGGAAGGCAATGAATTGAAGTCTCTGTTTTGGTACCATGGGGTTCAAATATAATTTACCGATGGATCTTTTTCAATGTTCTTTTTGTTAGGATTCTTTGCACTTGGATGTGTTTTGCATCTGTGAGGGGAAAAAATAAAAAAACAATTGATCCCAAGATAAAGAAGAAGCCAACTCCGGGACCAAAAATCATAGCTAAGCGAAATCCTACTTCAGTCGATTGTTCTGTGAGTCCATTTTGAAACCCAATGAAATCGAGTAAAAAACCAGTGAGTGCGATTCCAAAGGCTTGGGAAAATTTTACGCCCATCTTCCATATTCCAAAATAGAGTCCTTCCCGTTTTTCACCCGTTTTGTATTCATCATAGTCGACAACATCTGTCAGGATGGAGTCCATGATGAGAATGGATCCTGCGAAGATCCCACCAAAGAAGGCTGCGATGAGCGGGGGTCTTAGTTCTCCGTAAGGAAATAAAGGATACACGATCACAGTTAGAAGGCCTAAACCAAATACACCAAGAAATGCAGGGATTTTTTTTCCGATCTTTTTGGAAATCCAAACCCAAAAACCAATGGATAACATGAGTACAAGAAAAAATGGCAATAAGATGTTGATGACCACTTGGGATTCCTTTAATCCCAATCGGTATTCATAATAGTATAATGCAATTGCGGAGTTAAACGTTCTACCAATCGTTGCTATGATAAATGCAAATAATAATATGAGAAACATTTTGTTTTTTAAGACAGAACCAAAGGACACAAAGAATGGGAGTTGTTTTGTTTTATCAGATTGGATTGTATCTTTGCCTTTTGTCACTAAAAAGGTGATGATAGAAGATACAAGGATAACGAGTGAAACAATTTCTCCAGCGACAGTCCGAGAGGTGATGATATTTTCCTTAGCACTTTCATCACCTAGAGATTGTAAGATGGCCGCTGGCACAATCATTCCAATTAACATTCCTATGTTACTAAAGAATAACCTCCAACCAAACACAGAAGTCCGTTCATTTCGTTCAAAACTTAGTTCTCCACCAAGTGCAATATGAGGTACTGAGATAACTGTCATCGCTGTATTCACTAAAAGATAAACACTTAGTAAATACGCAAATTTACCCATTTGGGAAGAAAGGGAAGGGGGCGAAAAAAGTAAAAGCACTGATATGGATAATAAAATTCCACCGATGAAGATAAATGGCCTTCGTCTACCGAATCGAGTGATGGTATGGTCAGAAATCCGCCCCATGAGTGGGTCACTGATTGCATCCCAAATCACTGAAATTGACAAAGCAATTCCTGCTAAACTGGAATTGAGTCCAACGATCTCTGTATAGTATTTGAGAAGATAAATTTGAGTAAAAAGTTGAACGGCTGTTATGCCAGTCTCTGCAAACCCATATCCCATTTTAATGGGAAGTTTTAGTTTAGAATGGTTCATTCATGTTTCCATGTATTGGACGGTCCGGACCCAGATTTTTGGGAAATAAATTGGCTTTTAGAGGCAAAGGGAGAAGGCTTTTCTAACCTTTTGCAAACTTGTTCATTCTGTTTCATAAGAGATTCGAATGATGGAAATGTCATCGATGACTTGGCCAATCGAATCAATTTCATTGATGATGGAATCTAAATTTCCTTTTGTGTTTTCCACGATTTCTAAGAAATTCTCATCTTCTGAGAGCACTTCCCACTCTCCTTCATCATTTTTGGTGAGAAGGTCATCCTTCCCATCGGAACCAATGAAGAGAACATCATGGGGCTGGAGTTGGAACTGATTGACTTCCTTTATGGGGAAGGCACCCAGCGTGCCTAGTTTGCGATAGGATACAATGGGATATAAAAAGTTGGCTTTTCCATTTCTGAAGAGTACAATCATGGGGTGTTCTGCATTCAGAAAAAACAATTTACCAGTTTTTTCTTCGATGAGACCCATACTTAAGGAAACTAACATGGTTCCATCAAATGTCTCAAAAATCAATTGGAGTTCTTGTAAATTGGACCTGAGCCAGTTTTCCGGGCTTTGGTTTTTGAAACCAGGATCTGTTTTTGTTCGTTGGACAATGGATTGGAATACAGATCCAAATACCAGTGCTCCACCTGCACCTTGCATGGATTTACCCATTGCATCAGCATTCACAAACAAAAGGTATTTTTGTTCGTTTAGATAAATTGTGTGAGAGATATTAATATCCCCACCGATTTCATATTTCTGATTTTTAAATTCAAAAGACTTTTTTTGGCGTAGGAAATGATTCACCAAAAACTGTTTGCTACTCGTATCCTGGATGGCAAATGGATTTAATAATTGGTAAATTAAGTAATAATCACCATCTTGTTGCACTTTTAACTTGCTGATATCAATTAACGATTGGTTTAATTCATCTGTACGAAGTGTAACTTTTTCTTCTAATCCTTCATTCAGATTTCGAATCTCAGCATACATATTTTTAAGAGTTCCAATAACAGAATTTAAGTAGAACGCTTGTTTCGCGAAATCATCACTGGATTTTGGAGTTACAATAACATCAAAATTTCCTTTGGCCAGTTCCCCAAGTGAACGACTCGTTTCGCTTAAACCCTCATTCACTGATTTTGCGACTACGTAGGAACAAACGATAAGAGGGATGATGAATATAAAAGACACAGTGACTATGGGAATCATTGGATCTTTGACTGCGATTTCACCTGTTGCTAAGGAATATAAAATATATGAAAAAATCACAAAGGGAAGGGCAGCCAAACTAAAAAATGCGACAAGAATACGTGTGAAATAATTAAATTTAGGAATGTCCCTCTCTTGGAGTTCTACATTCTTAAACTGAGGTAAGTCGAATAAATTGCGAATTGCACTTTCACTGATAAAATAATAAGTGACAAACGAGATGGGAGCAATCATTACAAATGTAAATATTGCAGACCGAGCCACAGACGGAGTATATTCCACCAAATAAAAAAACAATAAACTGATTGGGATCACACCGGATAACCAGCGTATTACGATAATGATTGCTTCAATCAGTGGATAACGAAAGAGGAGGATTTTAACAGATTTTGCATATTCCTTCTCTTCTTGAGAGAGTGGAATCGAGAATTCGGAAACTGTTTTCATTTTCTCGATTTTGGCAAATAGGTATTTTAATAGTAAGTGTCGAACAAAAGTTCCTAAGAGGCCAATCCCAGTGGCAAACACGAGACATAACGCAATAAAGATTTCCCAATGGTTTGGTTCCATCTTTTGTGTGATGATCGCATAATAAACGGCAAATGGTACAGGAACAGTATGTGTGAATGCCTCCAGTTTTATGGTGAGATCCCAGAATAATGTTTTCCTGTTCCGATTCATTTTAGTGGAAACTGTCACAAGAGACGATACTATAACATTAAAATTAAATCAAGATATTCGGAAATTTTAATCTTAAGATTTGTTTCCATTTTTTTGTTCGTTCCAGATCGGTTGGGAATTGGTTTTCCCACTCAGTTAAGATTTCTTTCGCCCGAATTTGGTTTTCTTTTTCCAAATACAATCGAATCAAATGAAAGGTATTTTTGGCAGCTTTTGGTTCCCTTAATCGGATCCGCTCGGCGATTTCGATGGCTTGGTCCAATCTACCAGCTTTCCGTAGTAAAATCGAACTTAATTCCATAAAACTTAGATCATATGGGTGGCTTTCTAAATACACCTGCGCATGTTCAGTGGCTTCAGTATAATCTTTTCGTTTGAAGTGAAGTTTTGCGAGTAATTTGTGAAAACGTTTGTTAGTAATTGGTTGTGTTAGAATTTGTTTTTGTAGGGAATCAATGGCCGCATCAATATTTCCAACTTCCACAAGTTTTTTTGCTGTCTGGTAGGATTTTGATACATCGGTATTCGAAACTGTATCTACATTGCCTTTATAATGAACTCTGATCAGTGATAAATCATCAGTGATCTCTCCATTTTTGGTTAACACTTTGAAAATTGGTTCTAATTCACCTTTACCTTGTTCAACGTAGGATAAAATTAAATTTTCGTCTTGGTTGATTTGTCTTTGGTTGGATTCATTTTGTTCATTAAAGAGTAATAAATCATCCCTTCCATCGGATCCACTGATGATTGTATCTCCAGGTAACAACCGAAAGGTTTTAATAAAAATTCCAGAATTGAGACCTTTGGTTCCTAATTTTCGGTAACTCAGTTCATTTTCCAAAAAACTAGCCTTTTCATCTCGGTATAATATAAGCCAAGGGTGTTCTGCATTGATAAAATATAAAAAACCTGTTTCTTCTTCAACCAGTCCAATCACAAGAGAAACCAACATACTTCCGTCAAATCCTTCAAAGATTTTGTGCATTTCAATGAAAGCATTTTTTAACCATCGTTCCGGTGATTGGTTGAAAGTGGCCGAAGATAAATAGGTCCTTTCAATGATTGATTGGAAAACGGCTCCTAAAACAAGTGCACCTCCTGCACCTTGCATCGATTTTCCCATGGCATCAGAATTAACGAAAACAGAGAATTTTTTCCCTTGCAGAATGACATTATGGGCAATGTTTAGATCTCCTCCAATTTCATATTCCTTGCCTTTGAATTCGAATTTCTTTTTCTGTTTTAAGAAAAAATCAATGCTAACAAGTTCACTACTCACTTGGTTTTTTCCAAGTGGTTTGAGGAGTAGATGTGTTAAAAAATAATCTCCATCTTGTTGGAACTTAAGTTTTTTCACTTCTTCCAAAGAGTTCTCTAATTCCATTGTTCTTTCTTTTACTTTACTTTCTAAACCAACGTTTAAGGTAAAAATTTCCGTATACATTGTGTTCAGTTGTTGTATGACACGGTTTAAGTGGAAAGACTGTTGTCCAAAATCATCTCCAGAAGAAGGCATGGAAACAACTGAAAAATTTCCTTTTGAGAGTTCGTCCAAAATATGGCTAGTTTCACCTAACCCTTGTCTGACTGCTTTTGCTACCAAATAAGCAACAAAAACTAAAGGAAATATAAAGATGATTCCAATGATTAGAACTTGTAAAGATGGATTTTGGACATTTAAATTTCCACTTGCACTTGAAATCAACATGTAACCAAGAACAGTAACTGGTAGTGCAGCAAGGGCAAAAAATGAGATTAAAATCCTTTTGAAATAATCAAATTTTGGGATTTCGTTTGGTTCGATGGCAATGGGTCGAATCAGAGGCAGTTTGAATAAATTCCGAAATGCATTTTCTGTGATGAAGTAATAGGCAACGAAGGAAATGGGTGGAATCATCACCATATAAAGGATAAACGTAGTCCATAAAGTAGGTCTGTATAAATCGAAAAAAGGTGTTGAAAAGAAAATAAGCCCTACACCAACAAACCAGCGAATGATGATGATAAATCCTTCATAGAATGGATATCGATATAAGAACAGTTTGAGTTCTTTTGCTTTTGAATTGGATCCGATTGTATATGTCTCTTTGTTTTTTTCTGATTGGAGAGCTTCAAATTGATTGGATAATTTTCGAAGTGTGAGGTATCTCCATAAACACCCTCCTAATACCATTAAGGTTCCACTCGTGATGCATAAAACTAAAAATAACAGCCATTCGTTTATGCTATATTCCTGTGTGATGGAAGCCATATAAATAGCAAATGGAACTGGAACCAAATGTGTGAACGCTTCTAAACGGAGTGTGAGAGGTAAAAATATAGTTTTAAACATGAAGGATTTAGAATATCGTAGGAGATTTTAATAAAAAATGAGAATTGTCAAGTCATTGCAGAAGAATCATTCTTAGTTTGATTCTATTTTGCTTGCTAAATAAGGTCTTTACCTAAATCCTTTCTCCATCTCCCTAAAACTGGATCCATTATCTGTGCGCAAAAATTTACCAGTCACTCAACATGAAGTAGAATTCCAAGAAGGAACAAAGATAACTTCCAAAACAGATTTAAAAGGAATCATCACCTATGTAAATGAAGACTTCCTGAAGATTAGTGGATATACGCAAGAAGAACTCATTGGCCAACCTCATAATCTCATTCGGCATCCAGATATGCCTGGGGAAGCCTTTCGTGATTTATGGGAGACTGTCAAATCCCAAAACTCATGGGTTGGACTCGTAAAAAATCGCTGTAAAAATGGAGATTATTACTGGGTTGATGCCAATGTTTCTCCTATCTATGAAGATGGAAAACACATAGGTTATATGTCGGTTCGCACAAAAGCGACGAAAGAACAGATCCTAAAAGCAGAAGGATTGTATGCAAAGTTAAATCTTGGGCAAAAAAATGAGTCGCAACGGTTTGGGAAATTGTTTGCCATTTCTACTGAATTAGTTTTTTCCATTCAATCTTTCATCAGTTTGGTTTTGTTAGTATTATTTGGTTCTTCCTATTTTGTAAACATTCCGTTCCTTCATAACCCACGGTTTTTTGGGGTTGGGATTTTTGTTTTTTCTTTGGGTTTTATATTAGGATATTTTAAAATTCAAAAAAACAAAAATTCTATTTTTAGAGTAATCGAATATTTGCAAAACTTATACAAAGGTAATTTGAAGTTTGATGTAATTTTAGAAAATGGCGGTGGTTACTCTGAAATACTGTTGCTTATCAAAAAAAC
Encoded proteins:
- a CDS encoding class I SAM-dependent methyltransferase, whose amino-acid sequence is MKSCILCQSTESKTVFNENGTPILECQNCGHVYSSYEQEEHYEGYWDGAEQTYDLEWWDNAHRAVYADFIKTYLGESKGNLLDVGCGLGFFVKAVLTQKPGWTAVGYEISKQAVKFANEQNGMKTVYAGLVQDSKLTKESFDIITLWDVIEHIPKPHSLLTYLHGLLKPGGVLFLQTPNFPIQLAKANLKVKLKGMKEGVHYLEAKDHVNNYKMSTLAELGKQCGFTKPEYKVLMPILSVSGSKSKLAVYVKLAYYIFTKLVFAISFKTINWNNTLFLTLKKP
- the dapF gene encoding diaminopimelate epimerase gives rise to the protein MKINFTKMEGIGNDYVYIDATKNDIRLTPEQIQKLSDRNFGIGGDGVIFIRNSNSGEFQMDMYNSDGSSSEMCGNGVRCVGKFVYDHGLTKNQKPTIETGKGVLTLDLKTGTNGKVEMVTVDMGEPILKPSLVPIVWPGEEPVINQEIEVQGKKYRFTAVSMGNPHCVIYVDDADAFPVREIGPIIENHPLFPRRVNVEFVSVRGKDHLYQRTWERGTGETLACGTGACAVTVSSILNGKTGRSVRIDLRGGTLHVEWKENGSVMMTGPAKEVFSGEVEI
- a CDS encoding lysophospholipid acyltransferase family protein, whose translation is MENTVDQVKKNVENIKKFVTPFFNLAVNTTVYGYHNIVPTGKLILTCNHRSDMDPFVIGSVFPRFISWIAAEYTTRIPLFKDFVEKTGTIPMAIDGNISMASIKKVQQVFKNGDVLGIFPEGHDYMVQNDFSAPLAKFHSGFAAFSLRNKVDILPSVIIPEEETITDYPIPPLVRAFMGMPKEVCDIKRRVVYKKINVVFGEVIKYENFAHLPLDKGMVAVSEETKRRMGELQKVDYLKK
- a CDS encoding DUF4468 domain-containing protein, with product MMPKRVLLLFAFFLLFQNSMCLKLWVVSANMRTTEDARDNKSYQKTRSFLKAKQWLEYKLDPELSKIEFENQEMGELRGIGLIKCYVPYGIGEVDANEHEFEYIVKVKDGHAEMQINKIFSFIRDPNDIILNYGPKNEKVAKVTIRSCFRPLLDDFFEFIK
- a CDS encoding adenylate/guanylate cyclase domain-containing protein; this translates as MVPKQRLQFIAFLLIYFIVPFSACLFTLLFANYTSNVFLPERFLVLFEATETTQDFTLLALTWGPFPIITVILFFYSLPVSNYLFNKNKCNYLSEERARHRIVHSPLIISLFGFIGWELSNFLSVYRIDTLFPSAPPQSIVTVTILFAFWGLFAFAFSYATTNYLNRKLIIPCVFPEGGLGKYAKGKQFSIVTKQIIFWAASTLFPIILLVFGLLERTNHNIFQLHDLVHTDVLFGVIAIMLFFSFVFSVTFAISLQHPLNQIEEATELIKEQKFDTRVTIFSSDELGLLGDAVNEMAEGLAERERIKDTFGRIVDPRVRDYLLSNEHSLGGKVVDATILFSDLRDFTKLSEKRTPEEVLYILNRYFQEMSNAIEVHGGFINKFIGDAILAVFGTPMPMLDHADRAFQTALEMQRNLGLLNQQFMKEGLTELKMGIGIHTGSLLAGNIGSTNRMEFTVIGDTVNTASRVEGLCKGLQKNLLITENTANLISPSIRSQLQLEGEYELKGRESKEKIYSYPIL
- a CDS encoding MFS transporter; this encodes MNHSKLKLPIKMGYGFAETGITAVQLFTQIYLLKYYTEIVGLNSSLAGIALSISVIWDAISDPLMGRISDHTITRFGRRRPFIFIGGILLSISVLLLFSPPSLSSQMGKFAYLLSVYLLVNTAMTVISVPHIALGGELSFERNERTSVFGWRLFFSNIGMLIGMIVPAAILQSLGDESAKENIITSRTVAGEIVSLVILVSSIITFLVTKGKDTIQSDKTKQLPFFVSFGSVLKNKMFLILLFAFIIATIGRTFNSAIALYYYEYRLGLKESQVVINILLPFFLVLMLSIGFWVWISKKIGKKIPAFLGVFGLGLLTVIVYPLFPYGELRPPLIAAFFGGIFAGSILIMDSILTDVVDYDEYKTGEKREGLYFGIWKMGVKFSQAFGIALTGFLLDFIGFQNGLTEQSTEVGFRLAMIFGPGVGFFFILGSIVFLFFPLTDAKHIQVQRILTKRTLKKIHR
- a CDS encoding SpoIIE family protein phosphatase, with product MNRNRKTLFWDLTIKLEAFTHTVPVPFAVYYAIITQKMEPNHWEIFIALCLVFATGIGLLGTFVRHLLLKYLFAKIEKMKTVSEFSIPLSQEEKEYAKSVKILLFRYPLIEAIIIVIRWLSGVIPISLLFFYLVEYTPSVARSAIFTFVMIAPISFVTYYFISESAIRNLFDLPQFKNVELQERDIPKFNYFTRILVAFFSLAALPFVIFSYILYSLATGEIAVKDPMIPIVTVSFIFIIPLIVCSYVVAKSVNEGLSETSRSLGELAKGNFDVIVTPKSSDDFAKQAFYLNSVIGTLKNMYAEIRNLNEGLEEKVTLRTDELNQSLIDISKLKVQQDGDYYLIYQLLNPFAIQDTSSKQFLVNHFLRQKKSFEFKNQKYEIGGDINISHTIYLNEQKYLLFVNADAMGKSMQGAGGALVFGSVFQSIVQRTKTDPGFKNQSPENWLRSNLQELQLIFETFDGTMLVSLSMGLIEEKTGKLFFLNAEHPMIVLFRNGKANFLYPIVSYRKLGTLGAFPIKEVNQFQLQPHDVLFIGSDGKDDLLTKNDEGEWEVLSEDENFLEIVENTKGNLDSIINEIDSIGQVIDDISIIRISYETE
- a CDS encoding SpoIIE family protein phosphatase gives rise to the protein MFKTIFLPLTLRLEAFTHLVPVPFAIYMASITQEYSINEWLLFLVLCITSGTLMVLGGCLWRYLTLRKLSNQFEALQSEKNKETYTIGSNSKAKELKLFLYRYPFYEGFIIIIRWFVGVGLIFFSTPFFDLYRPTLWTTFILYMVMIPPISFVAYYFITENAFRNLFKLPLIRPIAIEPNEIPKFDYFKRILISFFALAALPVTVLGYMLISSASGNLNVQNPSLQVLIIGIIFIFPLVFVAYLVAKAVRQGLGETSHILDELSKGNFSVVSMPSSGDDFGQQSFHLNRVIQQLNTMYTEIFTLNVGLESKVKERTMELENSLEEVKKLKFQQDGDYFLTHLLLKPLGKNQVSSELVSIDFFLKQKKKFEFKGKEYEIGGDLNIAHNVILQGKKFSVFVNSDAMGKSMQGAGGALVLGAVFQSIIERTYLSSATFNQSPERWLKNAFIEMHKIFEGFDGSMLVSLVIGLVEEETGFLYFINAEHPWLILYRDEKASFLENELSYRKLGTKGLNSGIFIKTFRLLPGDTIISGSDGRDDLLLFNEQNESNQRQINQDENLILSYVEQGKGELEPIFKVLTKNGEITDDLSLIRVHYKGNVDTVSNTDVSKSYQTAKKLVEVGNIDAAIDSLQKQILTQPITNKRFHKLLAKLHFKRKDYTEATEHAQVYLESHPYDLSFMELSSILLRKAGRLDQAIEIAERIRLREPKAAKNTFHLIRLYLEKENQIRAKEILTEWENQFPTDLERTKKWKQILRLKFPNILI